The following are encoded in a window of Sminthopsis crassicaudata isolate SCR6 chromosome 5, ASM4859323v1, whole genome shotgun sequence genomic DNA:
- the LOC141542759 gene encoding olfactory receptor 2AP1-like, whose protein sequence is MKNLTTLTEFILLGLTDVPELQVVLFLFLFFTYLFSIIGNLTIIILTLLDSHLQTPMYFFLRNFSILEIFFTSVFTPRLLLSISTGNKAISFIGCFLQYFLAIFLGATEFFLLAAMSYDRYVAICKPLHYTTIMSSKVCILLILCTLLAGLLISGLAIFMASQLNFCSLNTIDHYYCDTAPLLKLSCSDTRLAELVDTLLASLTLLITLGLVIVSYTNIIQTILRFPSAQQKKKAFSTCSSHMIVISLSYGSCMFMYINLSAKDVSFHKGVGILQTSVAPLLNPFIYTLRNKQVIQAFKDLIQKITNH, encoded by the coding sequence ATGAAAAACCTCACCACATTAACTGAGTTCATCCTGTTGGGTTTGACAGATGTTCCTGAATTACAGGTtgtacttttcctctttctctttttcacctACCTGTTTAGCATTATTGGCAACCTGACCATCATCATTCTCACACTGTTGGATTCCCACCTCCAGACccccatgtattttttccttcggAATTTTTCCATCTTAGAAATTTTCTTCACATCTGTTTTTACTCCCAGACTGCTACTCAGTATCTCAACAGGAAACAAAGCTATCAGTTTTATCGGCTGCTTCCTTCAGTATTTTTTGGCCATATTTCTGGGGGCCACTGAGTTTTTCCTCCTTGCTGCCATGTCCTATGACAGGTATGTTGCCATCTGCAAGCCTCTACATTACACAACCATCATGAGCAGCAAAGTCTGCATCCTGTTAATTCTCTGTACTTTGCTGGCTGGCTTATTGATTTCTGGTCTAGCAATTTTCATGGCAAGTCAGCTGAATTTCTGTTCACTCAATACCATAGATCATTATTACTGTGACACTGCTCCACTTTTGAAGCTTTCCTGTTCAGACACGAGACTGGCAGAGCTAGTGGATACTCTCTTAGCTTCATTAACACTTTTGATCACACTAGGGCTGGTCATTGTCTCCTATACAAACATCATCCAAACAATTCTTAGATTTCCTTCTgctcaacaaaagaaaaaggccTTTTCTACTTGTTCCTCTCACATGattgtcatttctctctcttaTGGCAGCTGCATGTTTATGTATATTAATCTCTCAGCAAAAGATGTCAGCTTCCATAAGGGTGTAGGTATTCTCCAAACCTCAGTTGCTCCCCTGCTAAATCCCTTCATTTATACCCTAAGGAACAAACAAGTGATTCAAGCCTTTAAGGACTTAATCCAAAAGATCACAAATCACTGA